AACTACAACCAAAAACTAATCAACCACCAATATCAACGCCAAGTTCAAACAACCAGGAACAGAATGTTATCAAATTACCGAACCAGTCTTTAAACACAAACCCATCTGACACGACAGTCAATGTCCAAGTAAATGGTAAGGACAATAATGCGCCTAAAACCAACAGCCCCCTAGTATTAACTCCACAACCTAATACGAACAACCAACCAATAATACTACAATCTGGACAGGCAGTAAATCAAGGTACGCAACAAGGACAATTTGTATTGATTCCAAGTGACACTGTCCAGGGAAACCAGCCACAATCTGGCAAACCGATTATCCTTGTGCAACAACCTTCACAAAATAATCCGACAGTGGTTCCGCAACAGCCGAGTCAACCGTTATACTTACAGCCAGGACAAAGCTTCGTTCTACAGAATGGCCAGGGCGAGAAACCTACTCAAGTCCTGGTTGCAGTTCCTTCTAACAACCAAGGAGGTTATACCAACGGTCAGCCGAGTGCAAACCAGGGCACAGTTTACACATTAGTCTTGAACGGTCAAAGTCCCAATACTAACCAAAATGGCAATCTGTATCCGAGTCAAAATGGAAATATGTACTTAGTTCCTGTGCAGTCAGGATCTTCTAGTCCGATTATTTTAAGACCTGCGAAGTAATAGAAGAGGTGCTAGTCTACCGCCACTTAGATGGCTTCTCGGGAATTTGCGAGCCGAAAAAGCTACGTTTTCACATACTAAAACTGAATATTATGGTTTAACTACCTACCTAATATTCAGTAGTCCACAACATTACTCCCAACAATAACATACGAATTATCTTTACAGCTACTCAATTGTGGTTGATTATAATAAACCATCTTAACTAT
This genomic window from Manduca sexta isolate Smith_Timp_Sample1 chromosome 12, JHU_Msex_v1.0, whole genome shotgun sequence contains:
- the LOC119189121 gene encoding uncharacterized protein LOC119189121; the encoded protein is METYILIALSLVAVTQGSPVPNDTITKNKDQDLSGFFIPADSWNSFQNQLQPKTNQPPISTPSSNNQEQNVIKLPNQSLNTNPSDTTVNVQVNGKDNNAPKTNSPLVLTPQPNTNNQPIILQSGQAVNQGTQQGQFVLIPSDTVQGNQPQSGKPIILVQQPSQNNPTVVPQQPSQPLYLQPGQSFVLQNGQGEKPTQVLVAVPSNNQGGYTNGQPSANQGTVYTLVLNGQSPNTNQNGNLYPSQNGNMYLVPVQSGSSSPIILRPAK